A region of Flavobacterium indicum GPTSA100-9 = DSM 17447 DNA encodes the following proteins:
- a CDS encoding OmpA family protein, whose translation MKTKTIVIVASLLKSFLVDAQEVKIKNADKDFEKFAYVDAIKTYEKVAGKGYKSVELFQKLANSYYYNGKLQDANKWYSELFAMNQPVDNEYYFRYAQTLKAIGDYKKADQMMAQFNAKNGTDLRGKLAKSQSNYLAEIKKNSGRYKIENAGINSQFSDYGTAFYKDEIVFTSAKDTGGIVDKKHNWTNQSFTNLYSASKSEEDNLGTPEKFSKSVASKYHESTPVFTKDGNTMYFTRNNYLNGKKGKNAEQTILLKIYRAKKEGDKWTNIEELPFNNNNYSVAHPALSADEKTLYFASDMPGTLGASDIFKVNINTDGSFGTPMNLGNKINTEARETFPFISKDNELYFASDGHPGLGGLDVFVTELKDDGTVGSIKNVGEPVNSSMDDFAFIIDTKSKRGFVSSNRKEDNLGYDDIYKFLEIAAIPKDCEKQLKGIIVDFDSQEPISSATVTLFDNSENKIKTVTSDANGKYDFGIVECDTKFKIRVEKPEFNTNEILAIIPNKPGITESRITLELTEKPMKPGDDLRNALGIDIIYFDLDKSNIRPDAAVELAKIVEVMKQYPNMHIDVRSHTDCRQTAKYNEALSDRRAKSTIAWLVKNGIEKDRLTGKGYGETLLVNDCGCEPTNHSNCSEEQHKKNRRSEFIIVKL comes from the coding sequence ATGAAAACAAAAACAATAGTTATAGTAGCATCGTTACTTAAGAGTTTTTTAGTAGATGCACAAGAAGTTAAAATTAAAAATGCTGATAAAGATTTTGAAAAATTTGCTTATGTCGATGCTATCAAAACTTATGAAAAAGTTGCTGGAAAAGGTTATAAATCAGTTGAATTATTTCAAAAACTAGCAAATTCTTATTACTATAATGGTAAACTACAAGATGCTAACAAATGGTATTCTGAGCTTTTCGCTATGAATCAACCTGTAGATAATGAATATTATTTTAGATATGCACAAACTTTAAAAGCAATTGGCGATTATAAAAAGGCTGATCAAATGATGGCGCAATTTAATGCAAAAAACGGAACCGATTTAAGAGGAAAATTAGCCAAATCGCAAAGCAATTATTTAGCTGAAATTAAGAAAAACTCTGGACGTTATAAAATTGAAAATGCTGGAATCAATTCACAATTTTCAGATTATGGAACTGCTTTTTATAAAGATGAAATTGTTTTCACTTCTGCTAAGGATACTGGAGGGATTGTTGATAAAAAACACAATTGGACCAATCAATCATTTACTAATTTGTACAGCGCTTCTAAATCGGAAGAAGATAATTTAGGAACTCCTGAGAAATTCTCTAAAAGTGTAGCTTCAAAGTACCATGAGTCTACTCCTGTTTTTACAAAAGATGGAAATACCATGTATTTTACCCGAAACAATTATCTCAATGGAAAAAAGGGTAAAAATGCAGAACAAACCATTCTTCTAAAAATTTACAGAGCTAAAAAAGAAGGCGATAAATGGACAAACATTGAAGAACTTCCATTTAACAATAATAATTACAGTGTAGCACATCCCGCTTTAAGTGCTGATGAAAAAACGTTGTACTTTGCCTCTGATATGCCAGGTACTCTTGGTGCTTCCGATATTTTTAAAGTAAATATTAATACTGATGGAAGCTTTGGAACTCCTATGAATTTAGGAAACAAAATCAATACCGAAGCTAGAGAAACATTCCCTTTTATATCAAAGGATAACGAATTATACTTTGCCTCAGACGGACATCCTGGACTTGGAGGATTAGACGTGTTTGTAACCGAATTGAAAGATGATGGAACTGTTGGAAGCATTAAAAATGTGGGAGAACCTGTAAATAGTTCGATGGATGATTTTGCTTTTATTATTGATACTAAATCTAAAAGAGGGTTTGTATCCTCTAATAGAAAAGAAGATAATTTAGGATACGATGATATTTACAAATTTTTAGAAATAGCAGCAATCCCTAAAGATTGTGAAAAACAATTAAAAGGAATTATTGTAGATTTTGATTCTCAAGAACCTATTTCATCAGCCACTGTAACTTTATTTGACAATAGTGAAAATAAAATTAAAACCGTAACTTCTGACGCTAATGGAAAGTACGATTTTGGAATAGTAGAATGTGATACCAAATTTAAAATTAGGGTAGAAAAACCAGAGTTTAACACCAATGAAATTTTAGCTATCATTCCAAACAAACCAGGAATAACAGAATCTAGAATCACTTTGGAACTTACCGAAAAACCTATGAAACCAGGTGATGATTTAAGAAATGCTTTAGGAATTGATATTATTTACTTCGATTTAGACAAATCAAATATTCGACCAGATGCAGCAGTAGAATTAGCAAAAATTGTAGAAGTAATGAAACAATATCCAAACATGCACATTGATGTTCGTTCTCATACCGATTGTCGTCAAACCGCTAAATACAATGAAGCTTTATCTGACAGAAGAGCAAAATCAACAATCGCATGGTTAGTGAAAAACGGTATCGAAAAAGATAGATTAACAGGTAAAGGTTATGGTGAAACACTACTAGTAAACGATTGTGGTTGCGAACCAACAAACCATTCTAACTGTAGCGAAGAACAGCATAAAAAAAATAGACGAAGTGAATTTATAATTGTTAAATTATAA
- a CDS encoding TniQ family protein has translation MWPLHVPPLPDELFSSWIYRLANNHRISPETLINESLNKKLLIKINSLDIEPDSIHIDLITQNTPLSSEQFEKLFLNHYNSNILEEIINSLHFLKVNDPKNKKNGIVFCPNCLSKGIAYFKRKWLLTSSIVCCECNSYLMDYCPNCFKHFSYWDTTKKSELVNNSITSCRCGLDISKFSFPLSPTQLEIDYQKYIDFTIENGFNNHTQYSFTYLNTLMFTASMIKKIIKSPKYKKKLNKIYPDLIIDIEVPTNKWTLSERQYLLPIAYYLLDNFPNRIKEVFPKKYNLKKEFGQLPYWFEKELIFR, from the coding sequence ATTTGGCCATTACACGTTCCTCCTCTTCCAGACGAGCTATTTTCATCATGGATATACAGATTAGCAAATAATCATCGAATTAGCCCAGAGACATTAATAAATGAATCTTTGAATAAAAAATTGCTTATTAAGATTAACAGCCTTGATATTGAACCTGATTCAATTCATATTGATCTAATAACTCAAAATACACCTTTGAGCTCTGAACAATTTGAGAAACTATTTTTAAATCATTATAACTCTAACATTCTTGAAGAAATAATCAATTCACTACACTTTTTAAAAGTTAACGATCCTAAAAACAAGAAAAATGGAATTGTTTTTTGTCCAAACTGTTTATCTAAAGGAATAGCCTATTTTAAAAGAAAGTGGTTATTGACTTCATCTATTGTATGTTGTGAATGTAACTCATATTTAATGGATTATTGCCCTAATTGTTTCAAACATTTTTCGTATTGGGACACAACAAAAAAATCAGAACTAGTTAATAACTCTATAACATCTTGTAGATGTGGTTTAGATATTTCAAAATTTTCTTTTCCATTAAGCCCTACTCAATTAGAAATTGACTATCAAAAATATATTGATTTCACAATTGAAAATGGATTTAATAACCATACCCAATACTCATTCACGTATTTAAATACGCTAATGTTCACGGCTTCAATGATTAAAAAAATTATAAAATCGCCAAAGTATAAGAAAAAGTTAAATAAAATATATCCTGATCTAATTATTGACATCGAAGTACCTACAAATAAATGGACGCTTTCAGAAAGGCAATACTTACTGCCAATTGCTTATTATTTACTTGATAATTTCCCGAATCGGATAAAAGAGGTATTTCCAAAGAAATATAATCTTAAAAAGGAATTTGGGCAGCTACCATATTGGTTTGAAAAAGAATTAATTTTCAGATGA
- a CDS encoding Mu transposase domain-containing protein, with protein MAEGAVKILYRRIYVHLKQKQFYNLDELNQQIWDLLDAHNHKKLTGRPYSRYELFIEDGKQKLRPLPQERFEIRYQSFATVMQNGHVLLSQDKSYYSVPYQYVRKKVKLLYPKTTVEIFYKYNRIAIHPRNYKPYDYTTIAEHLSSTHQFVADWSASRFIDWANSIDQAVADYIIQIIESRNHPEQAYKSCLGILNFEKKVGKQRLINACKRALDFRIYSFKAIQNILENNLDNADNEQEEEFELLNHNNIRGKNYYK; from the coding sequence TTGGCAGAAGGTGCTGTAAAAATCTTATACCGAAGAATTTATGTGCATCTAAAACAAAAACAGTTTTATAACTTAGATGAATTAAACCAACAAATATGGGATTTATTAGATGCCCATAATCACAAAAAACTCACAGGAAGACCCTATTCTCGCTATGAATTATTTATAGAAGATGGGAAACAAAAACTACGTCCATTACCTCAAGAACGCTTTGAAATCAGATACCAATCCTTTGCAACAGTTATGCAAAACGGTCATGTATTACTGAGTCAAGACAAGAGTTATTATAGTGTTCCGTACCAATACGTGAGGAAAAAAGTAAAACTTTTGTATCCCAAAACTACGGTTGAAATCTTCTACAAATACAACCGAATCGCCATACATCCAAGAAATTATAAGCCTTACGATTATACTACTATTGCCGAACATTTATCCAGCACACATCAGTTTGTTGCTGATTGGAGTGCTAGTCGGTTTATTGATTGGGCAAATAGTATTGACCAAGCCGTAGCAGATTATATTATCCAAATTATTGAAAGTAGAAATCACCCCGAACAAGCTTATAAAAGTTGTTTAGGCATATTGAACTTTGAGAAAAAAGTCGGAAAACAAAGATTAATCAATGCTTGTAAACGCGCACTCGATTTTAGGATTTACAGTTTTAAAGCCATCCAAAACATTTTAGAAAACAACTTAGACAACGCTGATAATGAGCAAGAAGAAGAATTTGAATTGCTTAATCACAACAACATCAGAGGAAAAAATTATTACAAATAA